The Micromonospora sp. M71_S20 genome has a window encoding:
- a CDS encoding expansin EXLX1 family cellulose-binding protein: MTDGTAPTADVRVPGRRRAPRSRASRRLAVGGVAALAAVLGLSLALRSGPTPACAAPPALAAPPAAGVVHKGQATFYDSKGAGGNCSYPTAPANRLYVALGPGGYAAGAACGGYLDVTGPQGTVRVLVMDQCPECADGHLDLSREAFTRIADPVEGVVRVSYRAVVDPPLPGPLTFRMKEGSSRWWFAVQVAGHGNPLRAVEVRPAGAGGWRSAAREDYNYWLVPSGAGPGPYEIRVTDTRGHRVTATGVRMAPGQVQRGTVRMYGRGGTAATRPPSPTRSPSARPGPTGTAPATPSAVRSSGRPLVGAAVEPSALGSPSPRACGG, translated from the coding sequence GTGACCGACGGTACCGCTCCCACGGCAGACGTGCGCGTCCCCGGACGCCGCCGCGCGCCACGCTCCCGGGCCTCCCGCCGGCTCGCCGTCGGCGGTGTCGCGGCGCTCGCCGCGGTGCTCGGCCTCAGCCTGGCCCTGCGCTCCGGGCCCACCCCCGCCTGCGCCGCGCCGCCGGCCCTCGCCGCGCCGCCCGCCGCCGGCGTCGTCCACAAGGGGCAGGCCACCTTCTACGACTCGAAGGGCGCCGGCGGGAACTGCTCCTACCCGACCGCGCCCGCGAACCGGCTCTACGTCGCGTTGGGCCCCGGCGGGTACGCGGCCGGCGCGGCCTGCGGCGGATACCTCGACGTGACCGGCCCGCAGGGCACCGTGCGGGTGCTCGTCATGGACCAGTGCCCGGAGTGCGCGGACGGCCACCTCGACCTCTCCCGGGAGGCGTTCACCCGGATCGCCGACCCCGTGGAGGGCGTCGTGCGGGTCAGCTACCGCGCGGTGGTCGACCCGCCGCTGCCCGGCCCGCTGACCTTCCGGATGAAGGAGGGCTCGTCGCGGTGGTGGTTCGCCGTTCAGGTCGCCGGCCACGGCAACCCGCTGCGCGCCGTCGAGGTGCGGCCGGCCGGCGCCGGTGGCTGGCGCTCGGCGGCGCGGGAGGACTACAACTACTGGCTCGTCCCGTCCGGCGCCGGGCCCGGCCCGTACGAGATCAGGGTCACCGACACCCGGGGGCACCGGGTCACCGCCACCGGCGTCCGGATGGCGCCGGGCCAGGTCCAACGCGGCACGGTCCGGATGTACGGCCGGGGCGGCACCGCCGCGACCCGCCCGCCGTCGCCCACGCGGTCGCCCTCGGCCCGGCCCGGCCCGACCGGCACGGCCCCGGCGACCCCGTCGGCGGTGCGGTCCTCCGGCCGGCCGCTGGTGGGCGCGGCGGTCGAGCCTTCCGCCCTCGGGTCCCCGTCGCCGCGCGCCTGCGGGGGCTGA
- a CDS encoding MOSC domain-containing protein has translation MRLSAIHTYPVKGCHRLDHDVAGVEPWGLGGDRRWMIVDADGVGVTQREAMRLVGLHATPHDGGLLLRVEGHDDLAVPEPAGGEPVVVRTFRNRKLPVPALPAGSAADAWISALLGRAVRLVWLARPTRHIPPGDREHDTGEQVSFADAYPLLLATAASLDALNGWLAEAGEEPVPMARFRPNLVVEGASAWAEDDWAGRPLRIGAVRFRAAGSCDRCVVTTTDQETGVRGKEPLRTLGRYRKVRQKLLFGLHLVPTTTGSIALGDELVVED, from the coding sequence ATGCGGTTGAGCGCCATCCACACGTACCCCGTCAAGGGTTGTCACCGGCTCGACCACGACGTCGCGGGCGTCGAACCGTGGGGCCTCGGCGGTGACCGACGCTGGATGATCGTCGACGCCGACGGCGTCGGCGTCACCCAGCGGGAGGCCATGCGCCTGGTCGGCCTGCACGCCACGCCCCACGACGGCGGCCTGCTGCTGCGTGTCGAGGGCCACGACGACCTGGCCGTGCCCGAGCCGGCCGGCGGCGAGCCCGTGGTGGTGCGGACCTTCCGCAACCGCAAGCTGCCCGTCCCCGCGCTTCCCGCCGGGTCGGCGGCCGACGCCTGGATCAGCGCGTTGCTGGGCCGCGCCGTCCGGTTGGTCTGGCTCGCCCGACCGACCCGGCACATCCCGCCGGGGGACCGGGAGCACGACACCGGTGAGCAGGTCAGCTTCGCCGACGCCTACCCGCTGCTGCTGGCCACCGCCGCCTCCCTCGACGCGCTCAACGGGTGGCTCGCCGAGGCCGGCGAGGAGCCCGTGCCGATGGCGCGGTTCCGTCCCAACCTGGTGGTGGAAGGCGCGTCGGCCTGGGCCGAGGACGACTGGGCCGGCCGGCCGCTGCGCATCGGCGCCGTCCGCTTCCGCGCCGCCGGGTCGTGCGACCGCTGCGTGGTCACCACCACGGACCAGGAGACGGGGGTACGCGGGAAGGAACCGCTGCGCACCCTCGGCCGGTACCGCAAGGTCCGGCAGAAGCTCCTCTTCGGACTCCACCTCGTCCCCACCACCACGGGCAGCATCGCGCTCGGCGACGAGCTGGTGGTGGAGGACTGA